Proteins co-encoded in one Gossypium arboreum isolate Shixiya-1 chromosome 11, ASM2569848v2, whole genome shotgun sequence genomic window:
- the LOC108471303 gene encoding uncharacterized protein LOC108471303 isoform X1, whose amino-acid sequence MKAISPPSTAAIIIHSHHHYLNHRRWFLSPPPPSNRQFHPAASITRPHSLKLTFITKAADSTSQPNSAKTIVADDGFSLSKLSFGVVGLGFGISLLSYGFGAYFNILPGSEWSAIMLTYGFPLAIIGMALKYAELKPVPCLTYSDAQMLRETAATPILKQVRNDVTRYRYGDEQHLDEALKRIFQFGLGGGIPRRNAPILQMIREEVTEDGKYCLVLVFEAKALELSDFEKRQAKFASFFGPGISAEVGAFSLFYSIEIACVGIYI is encoded by the exons ATGAAAGCAATATCACCACCATCAACGGCGGCTATAATCATCCATTCCCATCATCACTACCTAAATCACCGTCGTTGGTTTTTATCTCCGCCGCCTCCATCAAACCGGCAGTTCCACCCCGCAGCGTCAATCACCCGACCCCATAGTCTTAAACTTACTTTCATAACAAAAGCGGCCGATTCAACTTCTCAGCCTAATTCAGCAAAAACCATTGTCGCTGATGATGGATTCTCATTGTCCAAG CTttcatttggtgttgttggactCGGTTTTGGAATTTCGCTCCTCTC GTATGGTTTTGGGGCATACTTCAACATTCTTCCGGGATCCGAATGGTCCGCGATAATGCTGACTTACGGCTTCCCTCTTGCAATAATCGGAATGGCCCTCAAG TACGCAGAACTGAAACCGGTGCCTTGCTTGACTTATTCGGATGCTCAAATGTTGAGGGAAACCGCTGCCACTCCTATCCTTAAGCAG GTAAGGAATGATGTTACGAGATATCGCTACGGGGATGAACAGCATTTGGATGAGGCATTGAAACGGATTTTCCAGTTTGGTCTG GGCGGAGGAATTCCAAGGAGAAATGCACCTATTCTTCAAATGATCCGGGAAGAA GTCACAGAAGATGGTAAATATTGTTTAGTCCTGGTGTTTGAGGCTAAAGCTTTGGAGTTGTCGGATTTCGAAAAGAGACAG GCAAAATTTGCTTCGTTCTTTGGACCAGGGATCTCTGCTGAAGTAGGTGCGTTTTCACTTTTCTACTCCATAGAAATTGCCTGTGTaggtatatacatataa
- the LOC108471303 gene encoding uncharacterized protein LOC108471303 isoform X2, translating to MKAISPPSTAAIIIHSHHHYLNHRRWFLSPPPPSNRQFHPAASITRPHSLKLTFITKAADSTSQPNSAKTIVADDGFSLSKLSFGVVGLGFGISLLSYGFGAYFNILPGSEWSAIMLTYGFPLAIIGMALKYAELKPVPCLTYSDAQMLRETAATPILKQVRNDVTRYRYGDEQHLDEALKRIFQFGLGGGIPRRNAPILQMIREEVTEDGKYCLVLVFEAKALELSDFEKRQGSLLK from the exons ATGAAAGCAATATCACCACCATCAACGGCGGCTATAATCATCCATTCCCATCATCACTACCTAAATCACCGTCGTTGGTTTTTATCTCCGCCGCCTCCATCAAACCGGCAGTTCCACCCCGCAGCGTCAATCACCCGACCCCATAGTCTTAAACTTACTTTCATAACAAAAGCGGCCGATTCAACTTCTCAGCCTAATTCAGCAAAAACCATTGTCGCTGATGATGGATTCTCATTGTCCAAG CTttcatttggtgttgttggactCGGTTTTGGAATTTCGCTCCTCTC GTATGGTTTTGGGGCATACTTCAACATTCTTCCGGGATCCGAATGGTCCGCGATAATGCTGACTTACGGCTTCCCTCTTGCAATAATCGGAATGGCCCTCAAG TACGCAGAACTGAAACCGGTGCCTTGCTTGACTTATTCGGATGCTCAAATGTTGAGGGAAACCGCTGCCACTCCTATCCTTAAGCAG GTAAGGAATGATGTTACGAGATATCGCTACGGGGATGAACAGCATTTGGATGAGGCATTGAAACGGATTTTCCAGTTTGGTCTG GGCGGAGGAATTCCAAGGAGAAATGCACCTATTCTTCAAATGATCCGGGAAGAA GTCACAGAAGATGGTAAATATTGTTTAGTCCTGGTGTTTGAGGCTAAAGCTTTGGAGTTGTCGGATTTCGAAAAGAGACAG GGATCTCTGCTGAAGTAG